Proteins co-encoded in one Christiangramia fulva genomic window:
- a CDS encoding asparaginase produces MKNNSRILLIYTGGTIGMIKDYETGALKAFNFNELLQNIPELQILEHEIETISFEEPIDSSNMNPVYWIQIAEIIEENYDNYDGFVVLHGSDTMSYSASALSFIFENLSKPIIFTGSQLPIGDLRTDAKENLITSIQIAGLQKNGRPVITEVGLYFEYKLYRANRTTKINAEHFQAFASMNYAPLAESGVYLSVNHKALWKPNRKQKLKIHKHLNDEVLILKMFPGISESSVSHILSKKDLKGVVLETYGSGNAPNDKWFIELLREYVKKGVRIVNVTQCIAGSVMMGQYETSVGLKKVGIVSGKDITTEAAVAKLMYLLGKELSPNVFKTIFETSLRGEMS; encoded by the coding sequence ATGAAGAATAATTCCAGGATACTTCTCATATATACCGGGGGGACGATCGGGATGATCAAAGATTATGAAACCGGTGCTTTAAAAGCTTTTAATTTTAATGAGCTGCTTCAAAATATTCCCGAGCTTCAGATCCTGGAGCATGAAATTGAGACCATCAGTTTTGAAGAGCCCATAGATTCTTCGAATATGAATCCGGTTTACTGGATCCAGATTGCTGAAATTATCGAAGAAAATTATGATAATTATGATGGTTTCGTGGTGCTTCATGGTAGTGATACGATGTCTTATTCGGCATCTGCACTGAGCTTTATTTTTGAAAATCTTTCAAAACCTATCATTTTTACGGGTTCGCAGCTTCCTATTGGAGACTTGAGAACCGATGCCAAGGAAAATCTCATTACCAGCATCCAAATTGCCGGTCTTCAGAAAAATGGCCGGCCGGTGATTACTGAAGTGGGTCTTTATTTTGAATATAAATTATACCGGGCCAATAGAACTACCAAGATCAATGCGGAACATTTTCAGGCTTTTGCATCTATGAATTATGCGCCTTTAGCCGAATCGGGTGTTTATCTTTCGGTCAATCATAAAGCTTTATGGAAGCCGAACCGGAAACAGAAATTAAAAATCCACAAGCATCTAAATGACGAGGTGTTGATATTAAAAATGTTTCCGGGCATAAGTGAAAGCTCGGTTTCTCATATACTTTCCAAGAAGGATCTGAAAGGAGTTGTACTTGAGACCTATGGCAGTGGTAATGCTCCTAATGACAAATGGTTCATAGAATTGCTAAGAGAATATGTAAAAAAAGGAGTGCGAATAGTGAATGTCACCCAATGTATTGCGGGTAGCGTGATGATGGGGCAGTATGAAACAAGTGTGGGCCTTAAAAAAGTAGGAATTGTTTCAGGAAAAGATATCACTACCGAAGCAGCGGTGGCAAAATTGATGTATTTGTTAGGCAAGGAATTGTCTCCAAATGTGTTCAAAACTATCTTCGAAACTTCCCTTCGTGGCGAAATGTCTTAA